The Hymenobacter oligotrophus genome segment TATTCGACGAGTGCGTAGCGGCTGCCCCGAGGGGAACCGGATGGGCGTTGGCACAGCCGTTCGACCGTACGCACTCGGTAAATTCTTACTTGCTGCCGGAGGCGAGGAACTCCTGCACCTTGTCAACGGGTACCATTTCCTCCTTGAAGGTGTAGGCACCGGTTTTGGGCGAGCGGACG includes the following:
- a CDS encoding DUF4295 domain-containing protein, producing the protein MAKKVVATLKTSGGKDWAKVIRAVRSPKTGAYTFKEEMVPVDKVQEFLASGSK